A window of Ignavibacteriales bacterium genomic DNA:
AAGTTATACTGTATAAATTAAATTAGCAAACTTGCATTTAAGTATTTATAGTGTGTAGACTACCCATTTATGTTGGCTATTCGGAGAGATGCGAACATGAACATTATTTAATTCCTGACTATTTATTTAACAGCAGCTTATGTAATATTAATTTTAAAATGAATATTAATTGTATTACGCATCTTAAAAAATAAATTTTGTCCCGTGAGTAAAGATTTTTATTCCTTCCATTATTCTAAAATAACAATTTTTATCTGCTTTATTGTGCTTAAGGAGAATAATAATGTAATTGATTATTTTGAAATGAAAATGGAAATAACAGAAAAAATGACATGCAAATCATACAATTAAGTATATGTTAATCTTTAATAAATATGGCATCGACATATAAAATTTTACCGGTCTTAGGATCTTTAACCTGATCAAAGTTACCTTGAAAGTTAAAATTCATTTCACTAAGAAATCTATAAATCTCGTCAAAATTTGTTTGATTTTCATAAAACTTTACAAAAGAAATTTCTAGGATAATGACATCAATTTTTTTTAAAGAAATTATAGCTCCTTTCAACACATTTAACTCGAATCCTTGCACATCAATTTTTAATAATATTTTCCTAGTCCAATTGATCTCATTTTCAAAACTATCCAATTCTCTGACTTCAATTTTTTCAGTAATTTCATTTTTTGTATGGGGAAATATATTTTTATGCAATTCTTCCATTCTTAATAAGGAAGAACTAGGAGAAAATTCATTATGATAAATAAAACTTGTAGCTGTGCTGTTTCCTAAAGCACTATTGAAACATTTAATATTTTCGATATGCTTGGTATTTTCGATTAGATTTTTATAGCAATCGCCCAATGGTTCAAATGCATAAATATTAACATTACCCAAAATTTTAGAAATCATTTTAGTAAAATTACCCACATTTGCCCCAACGTCCAGCACAGTCTTTATTCCCATTTTCTGTAACCAGATGAATTTACCGGCTATAATATTATTTTCCAGTGTATGAATTTTGGAAATTTGATAGCCTCTGTATCTAAGAAAATCACTAAGTTTTCTTTTTAAAATTGGAATGATCATTTTATATAGTTGCTCCCTACGATTATTGTGAAGATATCATTAAAAGGAATTACTCCCGATAAACCACTTAGAAAAAGAAGAGACATATTTGCATTGAAATTATTTTTATAATATTTAAAGATGTTAGAAGCAATAAAATACCTAATAAAAAAGGGTGGTTCTTCTTAATCACCAGAATGATTGAACGTTATCTTATATAAGTGTCGCATTATGTTTATTATTATCGCTACTAATATGGGAACTATGAATTAGTAATTCATTAGCGAATGCCCACAGTTAACAGTGAAAATAATTTCAAACTATATTTTCGAATATTGGAATAGAAAATGATAATATTGCATAAACTTAATAATGTTACAGGTATGACAAAATCAACATTGGCGAAATTAATAGTACACACAGCAGTTAGTAGAGAAAACACGAGCAACAACAACTTTATCACTTCAGCCTCCATCAGGAATTTTGTAATAGAATAACCTGTCTCGGCTTTAAGTTTGATCAACATTAAGACATTTACAATCATCGTAGTTACAAAATACCCAAGCAACCCCATATTGTTTTTAAATATTAAAAATCCTAAAATAATCCGAATACAACGATTATGAGATTAATCAACTGAATCATGGCTAGGAAGTAAACTCTTCCGTCCCCATAAAAAATTATAAATTGAAAATCCGAATTTGTTAATTGATTCAGACAAAGAAAGTATTAGGAAAAAAATTACCGCTTCATCAAACCCAAACCATAATTTAATGAACAATGTAAATCCGATGCTCATTACTCCATACATTAATCCTGCATAAGTAATACCTAATTTGGAAAGCTTCGAGCCCTCGATGTTTAAGAATAGATTTACTTCTTCCTTAGTTTTTAATGCACTGGCTTTCGGAAGTACGGTGCGGAATGTTGTATTGAATAATCCCGTTACACCGGTAGAAAATCGTTGTGCTATTTCATAATATGAAATAGAATTTATACTGTAAAAGTGGCCAAGTGAATATTTAATTATCGGGTCTATCATATTTCCAAAAATAGATGCACCTTGAATTCCGATACTAAACGAAGTCATTTGTTTCGCAAGACCAAAACTGAAATTATCAAATGACAAAGTTTTCAACGATTTGAACTTATTAAATTTAAATACTAAAATAAAAAAATCAACAGAGATGAAAGTGAGTATAATAGGGATAAATAAATTAAGCTTAATTTAAGCAGATATACTATAACAACTGAAATGAAAATGGATAGACTGAGAATTATACTTAGTTTACTAGTAAAGACAAATTCACTATACCCTTCAAAAATTGACCTGAAGAAAGTACTAATGTAACGGAAATAAAATCCTGCTCCTAAAATCAGGAAAAAAGTATTAGCATTATCTCGAAAATCAGGACGAATCAGTTTTTCATCGTTGAGATAGAAATATTCAGCCACCAAAACGATTATAATAAATATTAAAAATCCAAAAACAATAAACAATAAAAATGAAGTTGCAATTACACTATTAATCTTTTTTGTCAGGATCATTCTTAAATTCAGCAATATATTTTATTAATGCTGTCCCATAACCAAGATCAATCACTTTCCCAAATCCCCACAAAGAACTTAATAAAATCCATCCTCCGAAAATTTGCTCACCATATTGGGACAGATTTAATTTAAGTGTAATTAAAGAAATTATCAGCCCTATTAAGTATTGTAAGGCAAGCCAGAGAGAATTTCTTTTGTTTTTATTCATGGGAAAATTGTAAACCTCATTCGAGATGGTAGATTTAAGACATTTTAGATTTTAACAATTTCCTATTAGAAATATTCAAACCTAAAACTATCCCCCACAAAATTATTCCGTGATCCCATAACCAAGCGTCGGTCATGAACATTGAAATAACAATATATACTTGCGCCCAATTTAATAGCAAGGTTGTAATTTTCTCGTTCCTGTTAGAAGAATAACTCATCGACTCAAAAGATAACCTGATTATATAGAAAAGTAGGATTATGAACCCGATCAATCCTACAATTCCGGTTCTGTTAAGACAGCAAGAAATGCAATATGGGGATACCTTCCTTCCACATATTCTTCAAATATGAATTGAGGAAGTTTATTATATTTTTCACTAATGTAAGGAAATGCATAAATTCCCACTCCAAAAATTGGAT
This region includes:
- a CDS encoding FkbM family methyltransferase is translated as MIIPILKRKLSDFLRYRGYQISKIHTLENNIIAGKFIWLQKMGIKTVLDVGANVGNFTKMISKILGNVNIYAFEPLGDCYKNLIENTKHIENIKCFNSALGNSTATSFIYHNEFSPSSSLLRMEELHKNIFPHTKNEITEKIEVRELDSFENEINWTRKILLKIDVQGFELNVLKGAIISLKKIDVIILEISFVKFYENQTNFDEIYRFLSEMNFNFQGNFDQVKDPKTGKILYVDAIFIKD